A window from Rhizosphaericola mali encodes these proteins:
- a CDS encoding ankyrin repeat domain-containing protein, whose product MSQSFIVACEGGKRKIAEILLENKQVDVKYTDEKGRTALHYAAYQGYNEIVKSLIDNGAEINYEDHNGETPLFFAIINKQKQTALLLIDQGANVHINDFQGNTLLHVVAQTGQQDLADKLIQAGLDVNALNQASVSTLLIAVQYKFLPVVKILLLNGADSNYTDKNGNTPLNLAIENNSIPIVNLLLDNGATVNLLNDLNEGPLLLAAKSGNRIICEKLIEQGADIFTESKEGISPVWYAVGANLKELVALFLDKGLSPDYARSVDAWDGKDGNYLQKLIANTGTRTFILGFEPHYAGETLLETASKFGYLSLVKLLLDKGADINKQDASGNTALHYAAAYGKKDIVRFLLTNGAKTDEANVLEQKAIDYSNMKGYNEITALLIEFGAKTNAIDDGTKAAPVQPTIKNMEDKKKALFDIKELLDAGILTQEEFDSQKQKILAS is encoded by the coding sequence ATGTCACAATCATTTATAGTTGCCTGTGAAGGCGGCAAAAGAAAAATAGCAGAAATACTACTTGAAAATAAACAAGTAGATGTAAAATATACGGATGAAAAAGGAAGAACCGCTTTGCATTATGCGGCATATCAAGGTTATAATGAAATTGTAAAATCCTTAATCGACAATGGCGCTGAGATCAATTATGAAGATCATAATGGAGAAACGCCTTTGTTTTTTGCTATTATTAATAAACAAAAGCAAACTGCATTGTTGCTTATAGACCAAGGTGCTAATGTACATATCAACGATTTTCAAGGAAACACCTTATTGCATGTAGTTGCTCAAACAGGGCAACAAGATCTTGCTGATAAATTGATCCAAGCAGGATTGGACGTTAATGCACTCAATCAAGCTTCTGTTTCGACCTTGTTAATTGCAGTTCAATATAAATTTCTTCCAGTAGTAAAGATTTTGTTGTTGAATGGCGCAGATAGTAACTATACAGATAAAAATGGAAATACGCCTCTGAATCTAGCGATTGAGAACAATTCTATTCCTATAGTGAATCTGTTATTAGACAATGGTGCAACAGTCAACTTATTAAACGATTTGAATGAAGGACCATTACTATTAGCAGCAAAATCAGGTAATAGAATTATTTGTGAAAAGTTAATTGAACAAGGAGCAGATATTTTTACAGAATCGAAAGAAGGTATTTCGCCTGTTTGGTACGCAGTTGGAGCCAATTTGAAAGAATTAGTTGCCTTATTTTTAGATAAAGGTTTGTCTCCCGACTATGCACGTAGTGTAGATGCATGGGACGGAAAAGATGGAAATTATTTACAAAAATTAATTGCCAATACAGGTACGAGAACTTTCATTCTGGGTTTTGAACCTCATTATGCAGGAGAGACTTTATTGGAAACAGCATCTAAATTTGGCTATCTTTCTTTAGTTAAATTATTACTTGATAAGGGTGCTGATATCAACAAACAAGATGCATCTGGTAATACTGCACTTCATTATGCAGCCGCTTATGGCAAAAAAGATATTGTACGATTTTTATTGACCAATGGAGCGAAAACAGATGAAGCAAATGTATTGGAACAAAAAGCGATTGACTATTCCAATATGAAAGGCTATAATGAAATTACAGCCTTATTAATAGAGTTTGGTGCAAAGACAAATGCCATCGATGATGGTACTAAAGCAGCTCCTGTACAACCAACTATAAAAAATATGGAGGATAAAAAGAAAGCTCTATTTGACATAAAGGAGTTGTTGGATGCAGGTATTCTAACACAAGAAGAATTTGACAGCCAAAAGCAAAAAATTTTAGCTAGTTAA
- a CDS encoding alpha/beta hydrolase: MKKIILCALVLCQLSFNNRQLHAQNTLPTIELEYKDSIKSSILKEQRKFSVKLPNGFDKSQKYPVIYVLDGEMYFPIVTAVQNFLDRNKRFASNKSIIVAIENTDRTRDLTPSAAVSSKGHGTMENSGKAEQFYQFITSELIPEISHKYAVSDRKLLIGHSFGGLTATYFFLEHPNSFSDYLIMEPSMWWDNGKLLNAATKKLQANHYEKNTRVFFAFASKEDSTRNSIEKLVGQLQPEIALKYAYYPNENHGSVYLPALYDGLRFLFDIKVERKPRM; this comes from the coding sequence ATGAAAAAAATTATTTTGTGTGCTTTAGTCTTATGTCAATTAAGTTTTAATAATAGACAATTACATGCACAAAATACACTTCCAACTATAGAATTGGAATATAAAGATTCGATTAAATCTTCCATATTAAAAGAGCAAAGAAAATTTTCTGTAAAACTTCCCAATGGGTTTGATAAATCACAGAAATATCCAGTGATTTATGTTTTAGATGGAGAGATGTATTTTCCAATTGTTACTGCAGTGCAAAACTTTTTAGATAGAAATAAAAGATTTGCATCCAATAAAAGTATTATAGTTGCTATTGAAAATACAGATCGTACTAGAGACTTAACGCCAAGTGCCGCGGTTAGTTCCAAAGGTCATGGAACTATGGAAAATAGTGGAAAGGCGGAGCAATTTTACCAATTTATTACCAGCGAATTAATTCCTGAAATTTCACATAAATATGCAGTTTCTGATAGGAAACTATTGATTGGACATTCCTTCGGAGGCTTAACTGCAACTTATTTCTTTTTGGAACATCCCAATTCATTTTCTGACTATTTGATTATGGAACCAAGTATGTGGTGGGATAATGGAAAACTTTTGAATGCCGCAACCAAAAAATTGCAAGCGAATCACTATGAGAAAAATACGCGTGTATTTTTCGCTTTTGCTAGTAAAGAAGACTCGACTAGAAATAGCATTGAAAAACTAGTCGGTCAATTACAACCTGAAATTGCTTTGAAATATGCTTATTATCCCAATGAAAATCATGGATCTGTCTATTTACCCGCTTTATATGACGGACTCAGATTTTTGTTTGATATAAAAGTAGAGAGAAAACCTCGTATGTAA
- a CDS encoding helix-turn-helix domain-containing protein: MRIKSTIKEADEVIIDVETISLNDFNNKLIINEYDINISGYLTAHIRTKSTKYFSVITTEMNLYDSVTDIFEIGGDIVFLGFLSEGHSNMYNKMDGQYDKISVGSLYRNFLKSPKMQIKMHANRKVKYCSIFIDRQFYIQLIENEEWTYKDSFSQFVRKNITAPQVEQSVAVDDELFNLIKSISQLNISPKYAIEYLKIKFKELAIVFSDKYTTAIQQHIKISADDQRKLLQSRAYLTINFMEPPTIKSLSKIVSLNELKLKQGFKMLFDTTIHAYIIQLRMQKAEIFLQEKKMQIADIAFELGYKSVSHFIVMFKSYYHVTPKQYLDKK, from the coding sequence ATGAGAATTAAATCAACAATTAAGGAAGCGGATGAGGTTATTATCGATGTGGAGACAATATCTCTTAATGATTTTAATAATAAATTGATTATCAATGAATACGATATTAACATTTCTGGTTATCTAACTGCTCATATACGTACAAAAAGTACCAAATATTTTAGTGTTATTACCACAGAAATGAATTTATATGATTCTGTTACCGATATTTTTGAAATTGGTGGAGATATCGTTTTCTTAGGATTTTTATCTGAGGGACATTCCAATATGTATAACAAAATGGATGGACAATATGATAAAATAAGTGTTGGTTCACTGTATCGAAATTTTCTAAAAAGCCCTAAAATGCAAATCAAAATGCATGCAAATAGAAAAGTGAAATATTGTTCTATTTTTATAGATCGTCAATTTTATATACAACTAATAGAAAATGAAGAATGGACGTATAAAGATAGTTTTTCTCAATTCGTAAGGAAAAATATTACAGCTCCACAAGTGGAGCAATCCGTGGCGGTAGATGATGAACTATTCAATTTGATAAAGTCTATTTCGCAACTAAATATTAGTCCGAAATATGCCATAGAATATCTAAAAATAAAATTTAAAGAATTGGCTATTGTATTTTCGGATAAGTATACAACTGCCATACAACAACATATAAAAATTTCTGCGGATGATCAGCGTAAACTATTACAATCGCGTGCTTATCTTACCATCAATTTTATGGAGCCACCAACTATAAAATCGCTTTCTAAAATTGTATCTCTCAATGAGCTTAAGCTCAAACAAGGATTTAAAATGCTCTTTGATACGACGATACATGCCTACATCATACAATTACGTATGCAAAAGGCAGAGATCTTTCTTCAAGAGAAAAAAATGCAAATTGCAGATATTGCATTTGAATTAGGTTATAAAAGTGTATCGCATTTTATAGTCATGTTCAAAAGTTATTACCATGTAACTCCGAAACAGTATTTGGATAAGAAATGA
- a CDS encoding TonB-dependent receptor domain-containing protein: protein MKFKGIAFLTIIVLLLNNQITKAQNISDTIKGYVYDDQGNPIEDASVIVEGINLSTTTQSNGYYLILLPEEKNYKVHFSKVKYLSIYKRLHKKQHAILENIILKRDKKIADLEDVSVAANTAITTLRQSAYNVVAIDAKPYYNTTMDLAQLLDRASGVKVRSSGGVGSDYNVSLNGFSGRHVKVFIDGMPMEGMGSAFQLNNIPVNIAERIEVYKGVVPIEFGSDAIGGVINIVTKKGKRTHLDVSASYRSFNTYKSNIDYGITTKKGFTFNINAFQNYSDNNYKVWMEEIKNVNTNVYMQDPQWVKRFHDNYHNETVVTNFGFVNKKWADRLLVGVTLGQEKADIQHAYIMKIVYGQRFRKGNTIMPNLIYQKNNLFTRGLNLKLAANYSKNHNQNIDTSARSYNWLGEWARKATQGEGGTSTLAKFNNHNLSSTGNLTYHLGTQHTFSINDVYNSFNRKNDDAASVITDGSQSAQYLERKNSKNILGASYKWDYNKRWNTSVFAKNYSMSVTSPVNVATNVNEYNYANQSKSQSVMGYGIATTYFIKEYLQLKASYEKAARLPTDNELFGDQVLQTENTSLRPERSHNINLGITYNKEIVKNHSIYADLGLMYRHVYDYIRQIVEQRYGTQSSINWGKVQNMGINAEVRYFYKDILAIGGTVTYQNLRNKDRETSANNTSPNAIYNDRLPNVPYFFGNTDVSVFLKDIWHKGNTMSIMYSTQYVHAFYLQWPSLGEASTKFTIPEQFSHDILLSYAMKGGKYNVGLEGRNLTNRKLYDNWSLQKPGRNFSIKLRYYLMR from the coding sequence GTGAAATTTAAAGGAATTGCTTTTTTAACTATTATAGTTTTGCTTTTAAACAACCAAATAACAAAAGCACAAAATATTTCAGATACAATCAAAGGATATGTGTATGACGATCAAGGAAATCCTATCGAAGATGCATCAGTTATAGTCGAAGGAATAAATCTGTCCACTACAACCCAATCAAATGGCTATTACTTAATTCTTTTGCCGGAAGAAAAAAACTATAAAGTTCATTTTTCTAAAGTTAAATATCTTTCTATCTATAAGCGATTGCACAAAAAACAACACGCAATACTTGAAAACATAATTCTCAAAAGGGATAAAAAAATAGCTGATTTAGAAGATGTGTCCGTAGCAGCGAATACCGCAATAACAACATTGAGACAATCAGCCTACAACGTGGTCGCTATAGATGCTAAACCATACTATAATACAACTATGGACCTAGCTCAATTACTTGACAGAGCGTCTGGTGTCAAGGTACGAAGTAGTGGAGGAGTGGGATCAGATTATAATGTTTCTCTAAATGGTTTTTCTGGAAGACATGTAAAAGTTTTCATAGATGGGATGCCCATGGAAGGTATGGGATCTGCATTTCAATTAAATAATATACCAGTAAATATTGCCGAAAGAATCGAAGTATACAAAGGAGTTGTACCTATTGAATTCGGATCGGATGCGATAGGAGGAGTAATTAATATTGTAACTAAAAAAGGTAAAAGAACGCATTTAGATGTGTCTGCTTCTTATAGATCCTTTAATACCTATAAGTCTAACATTGATTACGGCATTACCACTAAAAAAGGATTCACTTTCAATATCAATGCATTTCAAAACTATTCGGACAATAACTATAAAGTTTGGATGGAAGAAATTAAAAATGTGAATACCAATGTATATATGCAAGATCCACAATGGGTTAAACGGTTTCACGACAATTATCATAATGAAACGGTAGTTACTAACTTCGGATTTGTAAACAAAAAGTGGGCGGATAGGCTTTTAGTTGGTGTGACATTGGGTCAGGAGAAAGCAGATATACAACATGCCTATATAATGAAAATTGTATACGGGCAACGTTTTAGAAAGGGCAACACAATAATGCCTAATCTAATATATCAAAAAAATAACCTATTTACACGTGGATTAAATCTGAAATTAGCAGCAAACTACAGTAAAAATCATAATCAAAATATTGACACCTCTGCTAGAAGTTATAACTGGCTTGGAGAATGGGCTAGAAAAGCTACACAAGGCGAAGGCGGAACAAGTACTTTAGCTAAATTCAATAATCATAATTTATCCTCCACTGGAAATCTTACTTATCATTTAGGAACACAACACACATTTTCAATAAATGATGTATATAATTCTTTCAATAGAAAAAATGATGATGCCGCTTCTGTCATTACAGATGGCTCCCAATCAGCGCAATATTTAGAAAGAAAAAATTCGAAAAATATTTTAGGCGCATCATACAAATGGGACTATAATAAACGCTGGAATACGTCCGTATTCGCAAAAAATTATAGTATGTCTGTAACCAGTCCTGTTAACGTAGCAACTAATGTAAATGAGTACAATTATGCAAATCAATCGAAATCCCAAAGTGTAATGGGATATGGCATTGCCACTACTTATTTTATAAAAGAATACTTACAGTTGAAAGCTTCCTATGAAAAAGCTGCGCGCCTACCAACAGATAACGAATTGTTTGGTGACCAAGTTTTACAAACAGAAAATACATCCCTAAGACCGGAGAGAAGTCATAATATAAATCTTGGAATTACTTACAATAAAGAAATTGTAAAAAATCATTCCATCTATGCAGATTTGGGATTAATGTATCGCCATGTATACGACTATATACGCCAAATAGTAGAACAAAGATATGGCACGCAAAGTTCCATCAACTGGGGCAAAGTGCAGAATATGGGAATCAATGCAGAAGTCCGATATTTTTACAAGGATATCTTAGCCATTGGAGGTACGGTTACCTATCAAAATCTTAGAAATAAAGACAGAGAAACGTCTGCAAATAATACGTCTCCTAATGCTATTTATAATGATAGATTGCCCAATGTTCCTTATTTCTTTGGTAACACTGACGTATCTGTTTTCTTAAAAGATATTTGGCATAAAGGGAATACGATGAGTATTATGTATAGTACACAATATGTACACGCCTTTTATTTACAATGGCCTAGCTTAGGCGAAGCCTCTACTAAATTCACTATTCCAGAACAATTTTCTCATGATATCTTATTGAGTTATGCCATGAAAGGAGGAAAATATAATGTAGGGTTAGAAGGGCGCAATCTTACGAATAGAAAACTATATGACAATTGGAGTTTGCAAAAGCCAGGACGCAATTTTAGTATAAAGCTTAGATATTATTTAATGAGATAA
- a CDS encoding DUF4374 domain-containing protein yields the protein MKTKKILNSAVAIAIAAGTLTACSKSDSSIGSSNPIIPSDATGGYFISATSANGSYLLATPTLDNGSLTIVGDGVELFSAYTWVFHSSDRAFGLLYQQGDPGLGVSYKLNTNGKLEKSGGDVEIVDRFTSYGPFGNYVVSSVGGYIDSLTHPGQKDTVAVFNFYDVGNGNANTRKTIATSNFVGNTQQATFSGIVDMGDGTFLTSAVLSGSKAAGSGGGSSSGTINFPDSCWVIRFDANLNVKNIYRDGRISYSSGRYRSQYYSQMADDDNGNTYVFSGAYESTTTKKAGVIRINKGATTFDQSFYMDIQSAASNHKFKRVWHISDGYFLLEFYNQAGNITNTLQGSTAYGIVNTSDQSFKWLDAASGMPDSTTITGTGLPTSLNSKIYLPVTVENMKPAVYIIDPAKNTATRGLEVDAVGIGAVGYLKKD from the coding sequence ATGAAAACAAAGAAAATTCTAAACAGCGCAGTTGCTATCGCAATTGCCGCAGGAACATTAACTGCATGTTCCAAAAGTGATAGTAGTATTGGTTCCTCAAATCCAATCATCCCATCTGACGCAACTGGTGGCTATTTCATATCTGCGACCTCTGCAAATGGTAGCTATCTACTAGCGACTCCAACATTGGACAATGGTTCATTAACTATTGTTGGGGATGGAGTTGAGTTATTTAGCGCTTACACGTGGGTATTTCATAGTTCAGATAGAGCATTTGGGCTTTTATATCAACAAGGAGATCCAGGATTAGGCGTTAGTTATAAACTGAATACCAATGGAAAGTTAGAGAAATCTGGTGGAGATGTAGAGATTGTAGATCGTTTTACTAGTTACGGACCTTTTGGAAATTATGTTGTTTCTTCTGTTGGTGGATATATTGATTCGCTTACACATCCAGGCCAAAAAGATACAGTAGCAGTATTTAACTTCTATGATGTTGGAAACGGTAATGCTAATACTAGGAAAACTATTGCGACTTCCAATTTTGTAGGAAATACGCAACAAGCCACATTTTCTGGAATAGTGGACATGGGAGATGGAACATTCTTGACGAGTGCAGTACTTTCAGGTAGCAAAGCTGCTGGATCTGGTGGCGGTTCTTCCTCCGGCACAATTAATTTTCCAGATAGCTGTTGGGTAATTCGATTTGATGCAAATCTTAATGTAAAAAATATTTATAGAGATGGACGTATCAGTTATAGTTCTGGCCGCTATCGCTCTCAATACTACTCTCAGATGGCAGACGATGACAATGGTAATACCTATGTATTCTCAGGAGCATACGAAAGTACAACAACTAAAAAAGCAGGCGTTATCCGTATCAACAAAGGGGCTACAACATTTGACCAAAGCTTTTATATGGACATACAATCTGCGGCGAGCAATCATAAATTCAAAAGAGTGTGGCATATTTCTGATGGTTATTTCTTGTTGGAATTTTACAATCAAGCGGGAAATATTACCAATACTTTGCAAGGATCTACAGCTTATGGTATTGTAAATACTTCAGATCAAAGTTTCAAATGGTTAGATGCTGCTAGCGGTATGCCCGATTCCACAACTATAACTGGAACGGGATTACCAACTTCGTTGAATAGCAAAATTTACCTTCCAGTAACTGTGGAAAATATGAAACCTGCGGTTTATATTATTGATCCTGCAAAAAATACTGCAACAAGAGGCTTGGAAGTAGATGCTGTTGGTATTGGAGCTGTTGGATATTTGAAAAAAGATTAA
- a CDS encoding ankyrin repeat domain-containing protein codes for MKKILLSALLLAALHSQAQNKNTLLDQDFWKATPSISTVKDAISKGASPSEMNPMAFDAVVLAIMNDAPIETIKYLTEQKGNSVEKLTHDGRTYLFWAAMKGNVPAMQYFIQKGANVNTEDSHAMTALSFAAAGGVKNTDVYETLIKAGADIKKKYQKGASLLLVSVGNDSPDLTLSNYLVSKGFSLKDKDADGNTAFDYAARVGNIDLLKKLKEKGVFPTANAMIFASQGTRRSASTLDVYQYITSVGIPASAVNKSGENALDALVRKPKQEEIISWFIQNGANPNQVDNSGNTPFYYASSSRDTSVLAMLLPKLKNINLANKEGETPLMNAVQNGNTQVVNYLLEHGANPEAKDAKGNNLAYYLIQSYRGKNAGRGMGRGGDNGKDFKEKLALLQSKGVQLNALQNGSNTLYHLAIAKNEVDLLKEISNLNIDLNAKNSDGLTALQRAAMISKNDQVLKYLIEAGAQKDVKTDMDETAYDLAKENEYLTKNNISIDFLK; via the coding sequence ATGAAAAAAATACTTCTGTCTGCGTTACTCCTTGCAGCATTGCATAGCCAAGCGCAAAATAAAAATACCTTGCTTGACCAAGATTTTTGGAAAGCAACACCTTCCATTTCAACTGTTAAAGATGCTATTTCCAAAGGAGCAAGTCCAAGTGAAATGAATCCAATGGCGTTTGATGCGGTCGTATTAGCCATCATGAATGATGCGCCAATCGAAACTATTAAATATTTAACCGAACAAAAAGGCAATTCCGTAGAAAAATTAACGCACGATGGTAGAACTTATCTATTTTGGGCAGCCATGAAAGGAAATGTCCCAGCAATGCAATACTTTATCCAAAAAGGAGCGAATGTAAATACAGAAGATAGTCATGCGATGACAGCCTTATCTTTTGCGGCGGCTGGTGGTGTTAAAAATACTGACGTATATGAAACCCTTATAAAAGCAGGAGCAGACATCAAAAAGAAATACCAAAAAGGAGCTTCTTTACTTTTGGTTTCTGTGGGCAACGATAGTCCCGATTTGACATTAAGTAATTATCTAGTATCCAAAGGTTTTTCCTTAAAAGATAAAGATGCAGACGGTAATACTGCATTTGACTATGCGGCTCGTGTGGGCAATATTGATTTATTGAAAAAATTAAAAGAAAAAGGAGTTTTTCCTACTGCAAATGCAATGATATTTGCTAGTCAAGGTACACGTAGAAGTGCCAGTACTTTGGACGTATATCAATATATTACCAGCGTAGGTATTCCAGCAAGCGCGGTAAACAAAAGTGGAGAAAATGCCTTGGATGCGCTCGTACGTAAACCTAAACAAGAAGAAATTATCTCTTGGTTTATTCAAAATGGAGCGAATCCCAATCAGGTAGATAACTCCGGCAATACGCCTTTTTATTATGCAAGTAGTAGTCGCGATACCTCCGTATTGGCAATGCTTTTACCCAAATTAAAAAATATCAATCTTGCCAATAAAGAAGGAGAGACGCCACTTATGAATGCGGTGCAAAATGGAAATACGCAAGTGGTCAATTATTTACTCGAACATGGAGCCAATCCAGAAGCCAAAGATGCAAAGGGAAATAATTTGGCTTATTATCTTATCCAATCCTATAGAGGAAAAAATGCAGGTCGCGGTATGGGACGTGGCGGAGATAATGGCAAGGATTTCAAAGAAAAATTAGCGCTATTGCAGTCTAAAGGCGTTCAATTAAATGCTTTACAAAACGGCAGCAATACATTGTATCATCTTGCCATTGCCAAAAATGAAGTCGATTTACTTAAAGAAATTTCCAATTTGAATATTGATCTGAATGCTAAAAATAGTGACGGTTTGACCGCATTGCAGAGAGCCGCGATGATCTCTAAAAATGACCAAGTTTTGAAATATTTAATTGAAGCAGGCGCTCAAAAAGATGTCAAAACGGATATGGATGAGACGGCTTACGATTTGGCAAAGGAAAATGAATATTTAACTAAAAATAATATTTCTATAGATTTTCTAAAATAA
- a CDS encoding DUF2271 domain-containing protein has product MKLKNYLFGGLMMLGLPFVSHAQSSKYKCMIQMSSYLGDGAYIAVSLVNSKGDYEKTLYIIGDDDKWYKSLKDWYKFYKKSNANLSAVTGASISGGDRTVKVIEIEDSKINTGYKLRFESAVEDHKYNEKDAEIPLTTAALAGKADGTGYIKYVRLSKIAK; this is encoded by the coding sequence ATGAAACTTAAAAATTATCTTTTCGGTGGTTTGATGATGCTTGGATTACCATTTGTCTCTCATGCACAATCTTCCAAATATAAATGTATGATCCAAATGTCCAGCTATCTTGGAGATGGTGCATACATTGCAGTTTCCCTTGTTAATAGCAAAGGAGATTACGAAAAAACACTTTATATTATCGGTGACGATGACAAGTGGTACAAGAGTCTAAAAGATTGGTATAAATTTTACAAAAAAAGTAATGCCAATTTGAGTGCTGTTACTGGTGCTTCTATTTCTGGTGGAGATCGTACTGTAAAAGTTATTGAAATAGAGGATAGTAAAATAAATACGGGTTACAAATTGAGATTTGAATCCGCGGTAGAGGATCATAAGTATAATGAAAAAGATGCAGAGATTCCTCTTACTACTGCAGCATTAGCTGGTAAGGCAGACGGTACGGGTTATATCAAATATGTACGTTTAAGTAAAATCGCTAAATAG